The genomic window cctcctcctcctgaaccTCCTACACTGATCTCACTCTGACTCAGTTTCCGTTTGGTCAAAAATGTGTGTCAGTGATCTGAACGTATTCAACAACTAACACAAATCTCACACCAATATCACATCCTgagtctttgtgtgtgtttacacTTGTATTTAACACTATCTACATGTGATCCACTCAAAACTCACTTTAACAAGTGGAAACTTCATCAGATACAGGAAATCATACTGTTTTATTTTCTCCTTTCTGTCATGAAGGGCATGTGTGTAGCTGTTTGAGAGTTAGATATGGATCTTGTAAACTTTTGCTTACAGCCTGCAAGGGGCCGGTGCCAAACTTCTACAATTTTATGGTGACTTTGATTCTACTGGGTATCAGAATACGTCAAGGTTTATGTCAAACCTGGCCTGAAGAATCTGCTGACAAGTCTGTAAAAAGTGTCTTGTTgtgaaatataaatgtaaatgaacaTTGTAACAGATGTGACTGATATGTTTCTTTCTGTCCCTCAGCCATGTCCCCCGTCCTGGCGGGCTTTCTGGGCGCTGGCGTTCTGGTTCTGGTCGTGGTAATTCTAGTTCTGCTGTGGTCTTTCTGTCAGCGCCGCTACCTTCGTATCTCTGGCCGATACAAGCTCCATGGCGACCGTTACTGTGATGCTGAGGACCCGCCCTACAAGTTCATTCACATGCTGAAGGGCATCAGTATTTACCCAGAATCCCTCAGCAGCAGTAAGAGGATTGTGCGTGGGATTCGCCGCGCTGACCGGTCAGACCGTGATGGAGACCGAGGTTGCTCTAACACCATGGGCCGGGGTATGGTACTGGTGGACGCTGAGAACAACATCCTGGACGTCCCAGGCCAGCTTCAGATGAGTCACCTTGTTCCACCCAGTGCATCTGGTCCTGCCCACAGCCAGGCTCGGTTGGAGCGGGCTCTGCCGGTTCGTGCAGACTACTGCTGCCTGGACAGCAGCTCAGCTAGCAGCAGCCAGACCAGCAGCAAGACGGCATCACCCTTCACACCTGCTTCATCAGAGCCGGAACCCGAGCCGAGTCTGGGCGCCATCAGCCTCACCGTGGATTACAACTTCCCCAAGAAGGCCCTGGTGGTGACCATCGTCGGGGCCCGGGGCCTCCCCGCAATGGATGAACAGGCGGGTAGCTCGGACCCCTATGTGAAAATGACCATTCTGCCTGAGAAGAAGCACCGCGTCAAGACCCGTGTGCTGAGGAAGACCCTGGATCCACTGTTTGATGAGACCTTCACCTTCTATGGTGTGGCCTACAGCTCACTGCCCGAGCTCACCCTGCACTTCCTGGTGCTGAGCTTTGACCGTTTTGCCCGCGATGATGTCATTGGGGAGGCAGTTGTGCCACTGAAAGGTGTCGATCCAAGCACGGGCCGAGTCCACCTTAGCCAGCAGATCACCAAGAGGAACATGCAGGTAGGTTCAGATGAGATGTTTGAATTTGTTTCACTATTAGACTAGTTTTGATTCAGATGAACTGAatagttttagtgttagtttcAGGTTTTCAGAAAAGCCTCTATAGGTTTTATGTAGTGTTTttgaaatgttattattatttatttaaatgttattggATTTTATCTGATGATTATAGTGGCATGGCAgtgtgtctgtttttctgtctgtaacCATGGAAACCGCCTCCTCATCACCCATTTGTTGTGATCAGGTTAAAGAGGGTAAACATCTTTATCAGAGAGGCTCTATTGTCCTACTGAGGTCTCACTCAGACACAAATGAGTCCCTGTGGCTCATGATGTCAAACTACATGGTTTAAACCTTGGACACAAGGACTCACTGTTCAACGTAACCTCTGACTCTGACTTTCCTGCAGCTGCTATCATCAGTTTTAAGTTTTAGACATACTTTCTTGAACAGAAGACATGCATTAATCACACTTTTGACCAAAATGTAGTATTACGATTATGAAACTGCTTTTTCAAGGGTCAGTTCACAGTAACTCCTGTGTAAAATACAAATTAGATCGTGAAAACATGTCACTGTTTATTAGCTGACAAATGAACATAATTATATATTGaggacaaaactgaaactcattttAAAGTGTAAAACAAGCCTGCTAGTGCCTCCTTGTGGCCAAATGATTTCAAACTGATGTTTATCAGTGATTAATCATCTGGCCTGATTCCTCAAATCAGATTACTGATTATAAATCATTTGTTTAACACACTATTTCCATtatcttttcattgttttcattttaaattatTGGATAGAAACAATATATAGAGAGACACtgttatatttaaaaacaaaatgtaacagATATGATGTTTGCAGACCTCTAGTCAAAGCTAATTTGCTGGTCTTGTCCTTGGCTTGGCTTTCAAGAAGCAGTATTAATGCCAGACTAGAAGTGTGAGAAACTGGGAGAATGATTAAGAATGAGCAAATATGCACTTTGATTCAGGTCAGGActcaaacagaataaaaatgcaGGTCAGGAAaccaactacagggtgtcccataagtctccatacataggaaaaataaacgtttcttgacataaaccatttttatttatataatatgctctgtgtgactgccattttgtcgggaacacatttcaatgcgtgtcctccgctgctgaagaactataaagaagaaatataaagaaatacatgttagaaccatatgtattatgtctcctatgtatgaagacttatgggacaccctgtataactgaTAACATAACAATAATATAACAGAACAATAAAACAAGTGATAGTTATATGTTTAGAGAATTGATTTAAACAACAGTTTTGCAACAGTGTTAAACCTTTTAAAccagtttattacctccaccaaggaggttatgtttttgctggcgttggtttgtctgtctgtctgtctgtccatgtgcaagataactcaaaaagttatggatgggtttggataaaaatttcaggaaatgttgatactggcacaaggaacaaatgatttaatctgccttggcggaggtctgcgctctgcaagtgcttttctagtgtttcaTTTGCATTCCttaaactgaaacaaataaatattACAAATCTGTGTATCCTAAACTCAAAAAGGTGACTGAGTGAATGCTTTGTGTTTTACTTTGTGTTTCCCTTGGTGATGACCTTGTAAATTTCTGAAAAGCATCAATTAGTCATTTGGTATTGATGATGAAGAAAAGCATCAGATCTTCACGCCTCAGAATGTTGATTAAATTCATTGATTGTATCGATCACCAACCACTCTCATGTAAATGTGAGCAGCTCTGTGTGGATCAGTGAGCCTCTGCCTCTTGTGTGATTGATTCATTATCAGCTCAGTGACACTATCTGATTGATGCATTGATTGTGTTTCAGTGTGACAGTCGTGGTGAGCTGCTGGCATCTCTGTCCTATCAGCCGGTGTCTCATCGTCTCAGCGTTGTCGTCCTGAAAGCTCGACATCTGCCCAAGATGGACATCACCGGCCTGTCAGCCAGTGAGTAACACAAGCTTAACTCTGTAGAAACATTTAACTGTCTGCAGGGACCTGTTACACAAAGCAAATATCATATGTACTATATTAAAACTGCACAGTAGGAGCAAAAACCTGCAATTTTCACTATTAAATTGAagattaatattaactttattgaTCCGACTGGGAAGTTACTTTGTCCTTCACCTCACAAAAAGTAAGAGAATAAGTAAAGgtaaaatgaaaacaagtaaTCTGTGAATTATTTACAAAATAGTGTGTCGGCCATCTTTAAGGCAttgaatggtaaaaaaaaaaattataggcaTTGTATAGTAAAAAGTAAAAGTTCAGTTTAAAGTAAAGATTTTAATGgatttttacatgtttatattaTCTGAGTCAGTGGACCCACTGCTAAATTTGAGCACAAACAGTAAATTggcaaagaaaattaaatgctttTTGACCAAATTGGACATGaaattccaacatttaattttaaGTTCTCATCATCAGTATCGGACAATAAGaaaagatatactttattgataaCACAGACTTTGTTGACTAACATCAGTAAATGTGATGACATTTTCCAAAAGCAGTGTCTCTATCTTATCTGTTGTTCCATAAATTTATAGGATCAGATCAACAGTTTCTTTCATCTTAAAAATTTCTACACTCAAGGCCACTGGTGTCTGGCAAACAAAGAACCATGTTGATAcaaaaattaatgtattttttgtgaTGATGACAAGAAGAAACCTGACAGACAAACTAATCTCAAAGAATATTAAAACTGCACCAATATGCAGCACGATGTATTGAAGCAAAGAGCTAGAAGAGGGTAAGCAAAAAATACAGACAAGGTGAAAAAGTAAAAAGATCATGATGAAACATGTGATTCAAAGACGATTGCAGTGTCTACATATGTATATGCCCATGGCTTTGATGGTTGAAGTGCAAACCACTCACAAGCATCTGCTCAGTGGACATGAAACATCTAATGGTACTGTTAGCTTTATATCAATTctaacaaataagaaaaaaatgatatttttaatgCCAGTCAAGTCATTAGCCCTGAATTACACACACTGCATCATCTTCTACCTCTATACTCAACAAAAGACAGTCTTTGGGGTATTATTAGTACCAATAAGGGCCAGTGCTTATCTATTCTAGGGTTTTCGTTACATACCGTTTACCTTGTTCATGAATGATGACTGAATCTGCAGCTCCTCTTGCTAACATTGTGACAGTCATAATGTTTTATTTAGACTTAAGTGAAGTCTaagtgtgtgtggtttgtgtaggTGCCTCAGTAAATAGGAGGCAAGTCTTTATTTGGATCAGAGAACTGATGTAAGTGTATGTGTCATGTACTGTACATGAGCTCATCATGTGTCATGGACTCTTGCAGCTCCATGGTGAGTTGTGATTCATGATGTATATAAGACaaacttataaaaaaaacaacaacctcgaTTGCAGTGTAACAGATTTCAAAGACTAGTTTAACATTGATAGAATGATGATAAATGTTTCTCTCTGCAGACCCCTACGTGAAGGTGAATGTTTTCTATGGCCGCAAACGCATCGCCAAGAAGAAGACTCATGTGAAGAAGTGCACCCTGAACCCAGTCTTCAACGAGTCCTTCATCTACGACATTCCCCCCGAGCTGCTGCCCGAGATCTCTGTGGAGTTCTTGGTGGTCGACTTCGACCGGACCACCAAGAACGAAGTGCTGGGCCGCCTGCTGCTCGGCCTCCATAGCCCCTCCCCCTCCGGCACCACCCACTGGAGGGAGGTGTGTGAAAACCCCCGTCGGCAGATCTCCAAGTGGCACAACCTGAGCGAGTACTGAAGAGGCGGAGTCGCAGCGAATGGTGTCGACGGGCTGGGACTCGACCAGTGACCAACACTGGAAATAAAGACTCGgtgtacataaacacacacacacatacacacacacacacacactgttggtgATCATAGATAAACTCTGTCTCTGTGACTGAGTTTAAACAGCGACGGCTTTAAGGACACTACGTGACCACAAACAGATCTGCTTGTGTTAGTTCGACCATTCGCTCTGTTTCCCATAAGGCTGGAAGTCAACGATTCAGATCAGACCCTTCAGTCGAACCCTGCTGTGGTCCCCACCACACAAGATGAGAGTAAAaggctttttttaatttttattttaaccaCAGTTACTTATTTACACTGTTACCCAGAAAACACAAATGACAAGGgaggaaaacaaacaacaatcagTGAGCAGGAATTAAATAATCTGCCGGAGTCGTTAAAGACGACCATATGGAGGCTCTTAAAGGCAGCACTAATTGAACCACacttaaataaaaatcaaatagcataaagtagaaaaaagaaaaaaaaagtcataattaaatCTTAGAAAGCCCTTTTTTAATATGGTATAATATTACCATAGTGGCCCCGAACGCTGCAGCCACTGTTGGTTCGATTTAATAACAGGCTTTTGCTTCATCATATTTGACATTTCATGATATCTCAATTTCTATTAATACATTTCATCCAGATAAACCTACATCTGGTAATATTGAGACTTTCTTTGTAAATATGTGATTATTTTTTGACCCTAATACACCTTCatatttaattatcatatttaATGGGTGAAATAAAACAGTTGCAGTTACAGTGAACATGGACATGTAAcaatttctatttacattttttatctaaGATTGTTTTGCTAGAAACATGCAAGAGAGGACAGTGACCTTAAACTTTCAGCAGCGTTTCTTAAACATGAATCCAGCTCTGGAAAGCTGAAGGTTTTCTATATGTCCCAGGCCTCCTTGGTTTTTCCAGACCTCTTATATTTAATGTAAGGTCACTGCTCCTGTATCAGGTCAAGTCTTTAAGATCTATTTCGTGTCATGTTCCTTCAAACCGTCGCTTCTTAAACTCTATGCTCTTTCTCTCTAACCACAACTACACAGCAGAAAAAAGTTTTTAAACCATAAAATAATCTGAGACCACGATgggaggggtggggggagggaggggggaggttCTCCAAAgtcatagaaaaacaaaacatatcttaaggaaaaaaaaaactccctttCTTGCTGTCGTCATGCAGTTCATCGCATGTGTGtccgaaaaaagaaaaacaaaagacgaGCTGCTGAAATCACTCCAACTGACAGGTGTGACAGAAAACAAGATGCCCCGTATGTATATGAATCGGCTCCGCATCGCTTCACTCATCAGTTACGACGTCGACCAACTGAACAGCGGACGAAGGCTTCCTCTGAGATTCAACGCCGGGTTTGTGTAGAGGCCGAGAGCAGCTGAGTCCCGTCAGTGTAGCACAGAACGCAAAGAAAACGTCCTCTGTGGTGGCGGAGAAAAGACAGGAAACAAGTGGTTTTATCTCAACACGTGATcatgttcacattattttcaAAACCAACTGTTCCTGTCATGAAATTCAGTGTAATTAATGGTCAGACAAATAATAGTTTATACCACTATCATAGAATGAGCTGAGTTTAATTAAAGGAGGACATTCCCTCAAAAAAAGCAGGAGTCATTTATTGGCATCAAACTTACTGGCATTACAATAAGGGTACATTcattaatattataatgaataaaataatgtttCTTTTGATCATCTatagttttgttcatgttaaagaAGCAACTcgtaaatttttttttgtgttggggAAGAGAATACTTCACAAAACATTTTCATATCAGTCAATACAGATTGTTACTGATAAATATTAactcttttgtttgtttaaatgcTGATTTGTGGTCCTGAATGAAAGTTTGTGGTTTTAAACCTTTCATTGGAGACTGAGATTTagcattcattttgtttattttgatttaatgcGTTGAAAACTGACATATCTGGGTCTCAGTTCAGTAAGATAAACATAAAGGATGATTATTTGGGTAAAAACccaaaaacctgaaatgttttatctGCTTTAACCAAGATTGTAAACAAAATCCTAAAGACATCAAGAAAATATAACTATAGCCAGAATAATCAGTATAATTATTATCACCCAGACCTGATTTACAGTAATTAGTCCTAAATTATTACTATTTGTAGTAACTGGGAAATGGtgttaatttattcattatttgctATAATGAAAACGCtactgacagttaactgttaAGTAATGTTCCcttactgtaaaaataaacagaTGCCACATATGTAGTTGTGGAAGTATACAAGCCATGTTTTCATAAATGTATGGACTGAATTGGATTTGATTGTCATATAAGAAATGGCAAAAATTTCTATTAATGGTTTTCATTCAGGTTTTTAAAGTAACTATTTCCATCATTCTCTGTTATAGTCAGATGTAAATGAACTGTGGCCAAAACAGAACTAAATCAGTGCTATTAATCAGTACATTTTATGTAATAACTTGGACGAGCTGCATTTATCACAACTTCACACTTTCACAGCCAAATTCTGTCAGTAAATGTGTCAGATCAGCTGCAGCGATTTGTCGATTATATTTGTCTTCCAATGAAAGTGAATCAATCTTTCAAGTAAACAGATAAAACGTAACTAAAAATTGTTCATTTTCCACGCTAAAAACAGACGAAGTTCTGTTtgctatgactgtttttttttttttttttcttttttttttacctgaatcaCTGAAGCCCGATCAAAATTTGTCTCTTAAAACATTCATATGAGGCGACCCCTATAATTATCACAGTAAATGTCAAAGCACCATTTCTTTGTGGTTTAACAGCTGGTTTTTGGTCCAGaagtaaaaatagaagaaaaatcaTAAGGTTGACTAAGAGGAAAACACACCTGTTAGATTTGTGATTTAGTGCTTATCTTGTTCCatcaagatgaaaacataaaagaaagtcaaaaaacaaaaacgttcaaATACTATCGAGGTGTCTCAGCTGAGAATGTGAACAAATTAAATATGTTTATCATGGTAACTGTGATTATCACCATATAAACCTATGTATtgcagtttttgttgttttcatttcctGGCCCTGACTGAAACTGTCATCTGAAATGCGTTAATCTAAACATGAATCTGTGGCAATTATAAAGCATGTTAAAACAAGAAACTAAGGACAGGTTAGTTTGAACACATTTCAGACTTTTCCTCGGCTGCTCtcagcctcctcctcttcctctttgtctCATCCTGTACATTTTCTATTCAcctcatttcttctcttttgcACTTTTTCTGGGAGGACTCAACCTGCTGGTGGCGCCGTTGTATTTGTGATTTATTCTGGGTCGACAGTTATACGGCTGCGAATAAATATTTGTCTGAAAATGTAGAATATTGGGTTTAACTGAGCGATGGCCGACTGTTCAGCAGAGGTGATGGCTCTGTTTAGTGTGAAAGCACATTTAGTCCAAATTCCACCTTAAATCTGCTCGCTAACATTTAATAACCTCTGTGAAACTAAACAATAACTTAGAGAAAAGACCCAAAAATGCCACAAACGGACCAACACGAGTCCAGAGGAACGTGTCCTGTGAACTGTAGATTTGTACAGATATGAACATGTTTGCTGGTTCCCTTCCTGTCTGATTGTCCTCGgagcttttagtgtgtttgagcgCCCCCTGCTGTAGACCTGGATGCTAACCTCTGTGTTGGGTTTGTTAACACTCATTGGAcgtgcaaataaaaaaaacaagttagcCATGAACACCTCATGTGACTCCTTGTTTGTTCACtaatctttttttctgtctttttgcacTTTTGTTTGTAGATTTCTTCACAGTTACAAGCACAAATATGACAACAGTGACACACCTCAGCATCTACGTGTTAAATTGTGTTCATCATCTCAAAGTTAGTCATGTGTTATACATTTTACAGTGTTTGGCGCTGCTCTTCCATTGAACTGAGTGAGGGAGAAGGGAGGAAATGGGGGGAGACAAGTATggacagcaaactgaactatcaTCATTATTAAAACTGGAACTGCTGTTACTAGTAGAACTACCAATTACTAGTACAAATTCCCataactattaatactactactccaagtaCTAACAGTAGGTATATGACCACTGCAGCTGTTATTATTAACTCAGTTACTGAGCTGTCCCTCTGATGTGCTTGTTCCCAGTGGTGCAGTGGTCCCTGTATACTctgaatttttgcttttttttttttttttttttttaaagtagtccagaaaaacgcccttTTAGAAATGTTGACATGTAAGACTTTAtatttactttacccaaaaatccatcagtagtatttgctcactattataaaattatcatgacttgatcaggagcagtttatagggttttactggtcacacaagtagctgcatgaatgtaaatgtattcaacatgaggcaaacataggataccgttagcctttcataacgctagcctttcataatgttagccttttataacgttaacctttcataacattagccttttataatgttaccCTTTTATAACGTtaccctttcataacattagccttttataacgttaacctttcataacattagcctttcataatgctagcctttcataatgttagtctactcgcatggttgaactattggtgacaccgTCTCTtgtctaaatgtgcagtcatatggtccagtagtttaaaacagtgactcatttggaaaccaccttaaaacttaccacaGAACTATAtattccatgaaaataggttctcttgatatgtgtcattcatttgaaagacattcattctgcctttctcattcatatttccaataatcgcacatctttcaacaagatgtgcagtgacctgtcaatcaactggggtggtacTGGCACCAGAGgagtccaatcaggttccagaggtggccagcactagttacCAATATCTTCCTCGgcgtgacccgccctactctgcctctgattggctcatcagtcctcatgcctaaagttaaccaatctaatcagtgacagcagcgagtactagccaattagaggcagagtagggcgggtcatggcttcaccatcctaggggaagaaatggtcattttggctcagatactactatactatactgaatGGTGCGtgtcagggggatttagaaggtGGTATacccaatgatgactgaaaaataaatggGTATtctctgtataccctggactacaccactgcttgtTCCTAACCCTGTCTATCGTTGTTACTGCACACAAGTACGTCTAAGATGAATAAAGTATTCTAATACTAAGGCAACCGTTAGTATTTTTCAATGTTaatagatggtggatgtttgggtcttttaggcTTAAGTTGTGCTCTACAAACCAGTGACTGCTTGTAAATCTTGAATAAATCTCCAGGCTTTAGAATCTCCTGGAGGTCTGATTTTCTCAACAGGACAGATGGGAGAACCGGAACAATTCTCCTTGCATCCAGTAGTGACTCAAAGACAGGTTTAATTCCTTCAACTGCTTCCTTTTTCAATGGGCCTGTTTGAAAATTTTGGAGTGATAACTACAGGTTTACAGTTTCCAATTAGGCCTACGTCATATTTATGAGTGGCCCACACACAGCTGGGAACTTCAGCCAGTGCAGGGAAGACTGAAAGAGGATCTGGAATGGAGGCAAACTGGTGATGAGACTGAGCATTTTCACTGACTACAACGACTGAGTGCAGACATGAGAAAGTCCTTTTTAGAGGTTCTTTCCAGGCCTGTAGAGAAGGAGAATAATTGGCATTTTCAGAACCTTTCTGCCAATCATTCACTTGTCAACTCTGGAAAACAAAAGCACCAAAATCCTTCCACTGCTTTGAGCTAGCTTTGGTAATATAAATACAGGTACATCTAAAAAAAATTAGATCacgaaaaagttcaatattttttgttattcatttcagaaagtgaaacccatatattatatagactcattagacagagtgaaatatttcaagccttatttcatgaaattttgatgtttatggcttacagataatgaaaacccaaaattcagtgtctcagaaaattagaatattgcataaaatcaataaaaaaaaaggatatttttaaacagaaatgtcaggcttctgtatagtctgttcatttctatgtactcaatacttggttggttctccttttacatgaattactgcatcagtgtgtggtgtcatggaggtgatcagcctgtggtactgctcaggtggaatggaagcccaggttggtttgatagtgtccttcaggtcatctggactattgttggatctggtgtctctcatcttcctcttgacagTCCTCCATAGTTTCTCTCTGGGGTTTcaggtcaggtgagttttctggtccatcagtcacagtaacaccatggtcattgaaccagcttttggttcctctgacagtgtgggcaggtgccaagtcctgctggaaaatgaaatcagcatctccataaagcttctcagcagaaggaagcatgaagtgttctaaaatgtcctggtagatgggtgtgtggactgtggacttcagaaaacacagtggaccaacaccagcagatgtcaTGGCAGACCAGATCAGCACTGAcccaaagtcctcttttcagatgaaagtcaATTTTGCATGTCATCTGGAAATCAAGttcccagagtctggaggaagagtggagaggaaCAGAATTCTCGTTGCTTGAAGTCCAGTGTGAAGCttccacagtcagtgatgattCGGTCTGCCAAATGGGGCCTTTAGTGTCAGAAATGTGTGCTATAGGAGTAAGAAaagtcagtcacaacctgcctgttatatCAGGTGTTTTTAACCGTCCCCctccaggatgaaattcattcaacaggagtagggatgtaaaaaccagaggggggttgaTCTCCTCCACCCCccctgacaaatcgcaccctgcttaCCACTACTGTCTGCATGACTATATTCCAGCCTGTTTGTTTCTTCTGCTTCATACTAGCCGCCATTCTGACAGATTCTGACAGATCTGTAATGTGCATGCATACATGAGACCTGGGAACATGACGACCATATATGAAAGAGCCAACTGCAGTGGAGCCCCCTCCAGCAGTTGGTGCCCAAGTTCTGTTCAACAGAACACCGGCCCTGCTGACACTTCTGCAAaagcttcaattaaaaaaatattcagatttccACCGCTCCTTATGAGCAAATGTGCATA from Sphaeramia orbicularis chromosome 16, fSphaOr1.1, whole genome shotgun sequence includes these protein-coding regions:
- the syt11b gene encoding synaptotagmin-11: MADITELRPTYAMSPVLAGFLGAGVLVLVVVILVLLWSFCQRRYLRISGRYKLHGDRYCDAEDPPYKFIHMLKGISIYPESLSSSKRIVRGIRRADRSDRDGDRGCSNTMGRGMVLVDAENNILDVPGQLQMSHLVPPSASGPAHSQARLERALPVRADYCCLDSSSASSSQTSSKTASPFTPASSEPEPEPSLGAISLTVDYNFPKKALVVTIVGARGLPAMDEQAGSSDPYVKMTILPEKKHRVKTRVLRKTLDPLFDETFTFYGVAYSSLPELTLHFLVLSFDRFARDDVIGEAVVPLKGVDPSTGRVHLSQQITKRNMQCDSRGELLASLSYQPVSHRLSVVVLKARHLPKMDITGLSANPYVKVNVFYGRKRIAKKKTHVKKCTLNPVFNESFIYDIPPELLPEISVEFLVVDFDRTTKNEVLGRLLLGLHSPSPSGTTHWREVCENPRRQISKWHNLSEY